One Nitrospina watsonii DNA segment encodes these proteins:
- a CDS encoding antibiotic biosynthesis monooxygenase family protein, with protein sequence MVTVGMNYKIITGKEEVFENAFNNVLKVMGEMDGHTTTALYKDVNDPQQYLIVSDWNSEDAYNAFLNSDKFAGVVNWGKENILAGRPSHTVYRK encoded by the coding sequence ATGGTCACCGTTGGCATGAATTACAAAATCATCACCGGTAAAGAAGAAGTGTTCGAAAATGCGTTCAACAATGTCCTCAAGGTGATGGGCGAGATGGACGGCCACACGACGACGGCGCTTTACAAGGATGTGAACGATCCGCAACAGTATCTGATCGTTTCCGACTGGAACTCCGAGGATGCCTACAATGCGTTTCTGAATTCAGACAAGTTTGCCGGCGTGGTGAACTGGGGCAAGGAAAATATTCTGGCAGGCCGCCCATCCCATACCGTGTATCGCAAGTAA
- a CDS encoding elongator complex protein 3, with product MARKQRSIVPIFIPHQGCPYRCVFCDQNEISGVEHSEDATRVRQAFETYLFATPPNRLPLKREVAFYGGTFTGLPAVRQEFLLSQAQQQVDAGWVHSIRLSTHADFIDAEKLDRLARYSVKTVELGVQSTDAGVLNRSGRIDAFCNVPRAASMIRERGFELGMQLMIGLPGDDASLFLQTVSDTIALQPDFVRIYPTLVLRGTALFELYQKGDYTPWSLERTVPVLARGVRMFQDVGIPVIRIGLHPEPSMLESLVAGPHHPALRSLVDSRLAREELTTLLDQGRPLPEKVVVRVPSERISHYTGHQKENVTYLKNRYALGHLVMQGQRGLTAIGLAT from the coding sequence ATGGCGCGTAAACAACGATCGATCGTCCCGATCTTCATTCCGCATCAAGGTTGCCCCTACCGTTGTGTGTTCTGCGATCAAAACGAAATTTCCGGTGTGGAACACAGTGAAGACGCGACGCGGGTGCGGCAGGCATTTGAAACCTACCTGTTTGCCACGCCTCCCAACCGCTTGCCGCTGAAACGGGAGGTGGCGTTTTATGGGGGCACGTTCACCGGGTTGCCGGCGGTGCGTCAGGAGTTTTTGCTGTCGCAGGCGCAACAGCAGGTGGACGCGGGATGGGTGCACTCGATCCGGCTGTCCACGCATGCTGATTTCATCGATGCCGAAAAATTGGATCGCCTCGCACGCTATTCCGTGAAGACCGTGGAACTGGGCGTGCAATCGACGGATGCCGGTGTGTTGAACCGCTCCGGCAGGATAGACGCGTTTTGCAATGTGCCGCGGGCGGCATCGATGATCCGCGAGCGGGGCTTTGAATTGGGCATGCAATTGATGATCGGGTTGCCGGGCGACGACGCATCCCTGTTTCTGCAAACGGTGTCTGACACCATCGCCCTGCAACCGGATTTCGTCCGCATTTACCCGACGCTGGTGTTGCGCGGGACCGCCTTGTTCGAACTGTATCAAAAAGGCGACTACACGCCGTGGTCGCTGGAGCGCACGGTGCCGGTGCTGGCACGTGGTGTGCGCATGTTCCAGGACGTTGGCATTCCCGTTATCCGCATTGGCTTGCACCCGGAACCCTCCATGCTGGAAAGCCTGGTGGCGGGACCACACCACCCCGCGTTGCGGTCGCTGGTGGATTCGCGCCTGGCGCGGGAGGAGTTGACGACGTTGTTGGACCAGGGACGGCCCTTGCCGGAGAAGGTGGTGGTGAGGGTTCCGTCGGAACGGATTTCCCATTATACTGGGCACCAAAAAGAGAACGTCACGTATTTGAAAAACCGGTATGCCCTCGGGCATCTCGTTATGCAGGGACAACGCGGGTTGACGGCCATCGGGCTGGCAACCTGA
- a CDS encoding biotin/lipoyl-containing protein yields the protein MAYITMAAMYPTMTSGKVDEFLVEIGDTIKKGMPVAEIVAEGYFTLISEFSGVVKEIYVGENEYVEVDTPLIEIEEEAE from the coding sequence ATGGCATACATCACCATGGCCGCGATGTACCCGACCATGACCTCGGGCAAAGTCGATGAGTTTCTGGTTGAAATCGGCGACACCATCAAGAAAGGAATGCCTGTCGCTGAAATCGTTGCGGAAGGGTATTTCACCCTGATCTCGGAATTTTCGGGGGTGGTGAAAGAGATCTACGTCGGTGAAAACGAATACGTGGAAGTGGACACGCCGCTCATCGAAATCGAAGAAGAGGCGGAGTGA